In the Populus trichocarpa isolate Nisqually-1 chromosome 1, P.trichocarpa_v4.1, whole genome shotgun sequence genome, one interval contains:
- the LOC18094180 gene encoding uncharacterized protein LOC18094180, producing MRFFKRIAGFLGFAKDDGGYEVKDQQQEEAEEQDDHQHPNHVRFRSNFQETGLPRKGFGVPVQVAVERPQLGPLIVSCISGDGGLQGLRWYAKRLRIDEDGDVADEFFDEVLPNTSSSADEQHKPLPRFEVKHSTRPAKIKKQMMSHDGKIQQCVEHQGRLQWV from the exons ATGCGTTTCTTTAAGAGGATAGCTGGGTTTCTTGGATTCGCTAAAGATGATGGAGGCTACGAAGTGAAAGaccaacaacaagaagaagcagaagagcAAGACGATCATCAACACCCCAACCATGTCCGTTTTCGCTCCAATTTCCAAGAAACTGGCCTTCCCCGCAAAGGTTTCGGTGTTCCTGTCCAAGTCGCCGTCGAACGCCCCCAGCTTGGACCCCTAATCGTCTCCTGCATCTCCGGCGACGGCGGCCTTCAG GGTCTGAGATGGTACGCGAAACGTCTCAGGATAGATGAAGATGGAGACGTGGCAGATGAGTTCTTTGACGAGGTTTTACCAAACACGTCTTCCAGTGCTGATGAACAGCACAAGCCTTTGCCAAGGTTTGAAGTGAAGCACAGTACTCGGCCAGCTAAAATCAAGAAGCAGATGATGTCCCATGATGGGAAAATTCAACAGTGTGTGGAACATCAAGGTAGATTGCAGTGGGTATAA
- the LOC18094181 gene encoding late embryogenesis abundant protein 18 — MQAAKEKITNLASVAKERMTICKAKVEEQAELTTARTAEEKELARERRKVKGAQAKMELHQAKAKHAAEKLSSKHHHHHQPPVVGTQPVVGTHANQPVGTGGTMPGTTAPAYPLGGHPPGHGHI, encoded by the exons ATGCAAGCTGCTAAGGAGAAAATCACCAATTTGGCTAGTGTTGCTAAGGAGCGCATGACTATCTGCAAAGCCAAGGTTGAAGAGCAG GCAGAGTTAACAACAGCCAGGACAGCAGAAGAGAAAGAGTTGGCCAGGGAGCGTAGAAAAGTAAAGGGAGCACAGGCAAAGATGGAATTGCATCAGGCCAAAGCCAAGCATGCAGCTGAGAAATTAAGTTCcaagcaccaccaccaccaccaaccgCCTGTGGTGGGCACTCAGCCCGTTGTTGGAACCCATGCTAACCAGCCAGTCGGAACTGGTGGTACCATGCCTGGAACCACGGCCCCTGCATACCCCCTAGGAGGACACCCTCCTGGACACGGGCATATTTAG